The Mesorhizobium opportunistum WSM2075 DNA window GACGCGGGCAAACCTCTCGATATGTCAGGACTGACCGATGATCCCACGCTATTCCCGGCCGGAAATGGTCGCCATCTGGTCACCCGAAACCCGGTTCCGCATCTGGTTCGAGATCGAAGCCCATGCCTGCGACGCGCTGGCCGAACTCGGCGTCATCCCTAAGGCAGCCGCGAAAACCATCTGGGAAAAGGGCGGTGCCGCGAAATTCGACGTCGAGAAGATCGACGAGATCGAGCGCGTCACCAAGCATGACGTCATCGCCTTCCTCACACATCTGGCGGAATTCGTCGGTCCGGACGCGCGCTTCATCCACCAGGGCATGACGTCATCGGATGTTCTCGACACCTGCTTTGCCGTGCAGTTGACCCGCGCCAGCGACATCCTGCTCGCCGACATCGACGGGCTGCTCGCGGCGCTCAAGCGCCGTGCCTTCGAGCATAAGGACACCGTCACCATCGGCCGCAGCCACGGCATTCATGCCGAGCCGACAACCTTCGGCATCAAGCTGGCGCAGGCCTATGCCGAATTCTCGCGCTGCCGCGAGCGGCTGGTGCATGCGCGGGAGGATATCGCCACCTGCGCCATTTCGGGTGCGGTCGGCACCTTCGCCAACATCGAACCCTATGTCGAGGAGCATGTGGCGGCAAAACTCGGCCTGAAACCGGAGCCGGTGTCGACGCAGGTGATCCCGCGTGACCGCCACGCAATGTTCTTCGCCACGCTCGGCGTCATCGCCTCGTCGATCGAGCGGCTGGCGATCGAGGTCCGGCATCTGCAGCGCACCGAAGTGCTGGAAGCGGAAGAGTTTTTCTCGCCGGGCCAGAAAGGCTCATCGGCCATGCCGCACAAGCGAAACCCGGTGCTGACGGAAAACCTCACCGGCCTCGCCCGCATAGTGCGCTCCATGGCATTGCCGGCAATGGAGAATGTGGCGCTCTGGCACGAGCGCGACATCTCGCATTCCTCGGTCGAGCGGATGATCGGTCCGGATGCCACGGTGACGCTCGATTTCGCGCTGTCGCGGCTGACCAGCGTCGTCGACAAGCTTGTCGTCTATCCGGAGAACATGCTGAAGAACATGAACAAGTTCCGCGGGCT harbors:
- the purB gene encoding adenylosuccinate lyase; the encoded protein is MIPRYSRPEMVAIWSPETRFRIWFEIEAHACDALAELGVIPKAAAKTIWEKGGAAKFDVEKIDEIERVTKHDVIAFLTHLAEFVGPDARFIHQGMTSSDVLDTCFAVQLTRASDILLADIDGLLAALKRRAFEHKDTVTIGRSHGIHAEPTTFGIKLAQAYAEFSRCRERLVHAREDIATCAISGAVGTFANIEPYVEEHVAAKLGLKPEPVSTQVIPRDRHAMFFATLGVIASSIERLAIEVRHLQRTEVLEAEEFFSPGQKGSSAMPHKRNPVLTENLTGLARIVRSMALPAMENVALWHERDISHSSVERMIGPDATVTLDFALSRLTSVVDKLVVYPENMLKNMNKFRGLVHSQRVMLALTQAGLSREDSYRLVQRNAMKVWEQGADFLEELLSDKEVTAALPEAQIREKFDLGYHTKHVDTIFRRVFGEA